The Panicum virgatum strain AP13 chromosome 3N, P.virgatum_v5, whole genome shotgun sequence genome includes the window tcttgggagggattggattcatgcaagtcagtgcgttccttctaccttgcatcagttacttgttcagtggatcggcgatgaggttgagattgtccatggggacacttcatcctttgttgctttagccgattcagattctattagtgcacacgacaatgtcaagtgtttatcgggtgtggatctgtccgattatgatttgattagttgcactaaggatgattttgtttctgctgtactaaagccgatggataatcggctaaatcatttaatgtaaatcaaatgagtacaacagaagctCTAGAAGcgatcggtcagaccgcttgtgccaaccggtcagaccggtccagtcccGTTCGGTgcacagagccgaccggtcagatcggacaccccgaccggtcagaccggtccaacacagAGTGGTTACAACAGAGGCTAGATCAgtatcgggcgcgtacgaacgatatgtgtgaagccattgaagattctgatgatctagacaagctgggccaagggtttgcatcggccgatcctttagagaaagtagacattggtgatggaactatccctaggccgacctttgtaaacaaaaatttatcagctgaatataaagccgatttaatTAATTTGTTGAAGGAATATattgattgctttgcttgggagtatcatgaaatgcccgGTTTAAGTCGTGAttttgttgagcatcgtttactgattaaagccggttttagaccttataaacaaccggttaggcgtttcaatcccTTTATTTATGAcgaattaaaactgaaattaatcaTTTACTTGATCTTGGATTTATTcagtcttgtcgttatgctgattggatctctaatattgtacCCGTTGAGAAAAAAgattcggggaaaattagagtgtgcagtgattttagagatcttaataaagctactcccaaggatgaatatcctatgcctatagccgatatgttgatcaatgaggcttccggacatcgtgtcattagttttcttgatggtaacgccggttacaatcaaatattcatggccaaagaagatatatctaaaacggcctttagatgtccaggatttgtcggtttgtttgagtggattgttatgacttttggtttgaaaaatgcaggtgctacttatcaaagagctatgaattagTCTTGCATGATTtacttggtgtcatcttggaggtgtacattgatgatattgtcattaaatcggccggtttggatcatcatttagccgatttgagacttgcttttgagaggatgcgccggtatggtttgaagatgaatccactcaaatgtgcttttggtgtatcggttggaaagtttcttggcttcattattcatgagaagagaATAgaggttgatcctaaaagaattgaagccatgaggaaggttgaagcccctacatgtaagaaggatttacagaagttcttgggcagggtaaattgacgatgaactttatcgtcgaactgccgaagatttgcttctcaagtgtttagacCCGGATCAGGCCTGGGTTGCTatgagtgaggttcatgaaggtatttgtggtactcatcaatcggctcccaagatgaagtggttacttagaagatccggtttctattggcccgcCATGCTACCGATTGTTTCAAGGactataaaggatgtgaagaatgtcagcggtttggtgatttgcaattggtgcctgctgcgttgatgcaccctattattaaaccatggccgttccgaggttgggggttggatttcattggacaaattaatcctccatcttcaaaggggcatcgcttcgtgttggttgctacggattatttcactaaatggaccgaagcggttcctttgaagaatataacacataaggaggtaattgagtttattactgatcatattattcatagattcggcattccacaaactttgacaacggatcaaggttcttcatttatatcaaaagaggtgcgtgactttgccgaatcttataagattaagttgctcaattcatcttcatactatgctcaggccaatgggcaggccgagtctagtaataagattttgatcaaacttgtcaagaagaagatagaagaaaatcctaagaggtggcatgaagtgttatccgaagcactgtgagctcatcgtatatctagacatggtgctactaaggttactacttttgagcttgtatatggtcaagaggccgttttacccgttgaggtaaatctggacgcatatagattggcaaagtaaaatgacctctccgctgttgattaccatgatttgatgatggataatattgatgaggtgactgacaagcgtttgaaggctttgaaggagattgagaaagacaagcttcgggtggctagagcttacaacaaaaagtTAAAACTTAAATCTATTCAGGTTGGGGATCTGGTTTGTAAGataattttgcctcttgggatgaaaagcaacaagtttggcaaatggtcgccaagttgggagggtccatacaagattatcaaagttatctccggtaattcgtatatggtggagacggtgcaaggtgagcgtctaccaagggctatcaatgggaggtACTTGAAAAAGTTCTATCCTAGcgtatggcaaagtgcatgagGACGAAGATGGCCGGTATTAGATATCGctcttagttttattttttagacttgtatgctctgtgtaaaacatgtacatcaggatagttcttgctttttgccttgtgaaacttaccaaaaagcaggggggcatatgttgacagccaattttggcagttcagaggccgaccggtctgaccggtcgggccgaccggtcagaccggtctgtccagttgtaatctgagtaggcttcgttttattttggaaattcttgtataaaccgacttggagaggggtaTGACTTCCTcgtcctataaatataaaggcaaaggacgattgaggtattcccaatcgaatcaatcaaaatatcgcattactttttatctctcgaACCCTAgttttttccaaccctagattgctttcttctttcgtttcgacgacgtttgaagacgttctgagtggcctgcagacctcagagcaaccctagccgcgcaagctccgacggggtccctcccgagctcgcgtttctaggtcttcgctgttctctgctccacaccgatcagaccggtgtgctgaaccggtcagaccggtccgccagggcatcactggttcagatcgttttgacgatctccgCGTTCTaacgcattcgagtgtgttggcgcgattctgtgtcaacagctGCCCACACGCCGCCCTGGCTGGCCGGGCTCCCAAGCATGCCCATGGCGCTCCGCACGGTGCCCTCCAGCGACGCGGCGCAGGCCttggcctcgccggcgacgggcggCTCCTGGCACCTGTACAGGGTGTCCCTCACCTGGGCGGCCTCGGCGGAGCCTGCCGGGATGCTGAAGGTGGCGAGGACGTCTGCTAGGTTTCCGAAGGGCACCCTCCCGGCGACGTCGTGGGGGAGGATTGCTGACCCGACCTCCGTCGGGAAGGAGAGCGTCATGGCGCTGCCCGGACGCAGCTGCGCCTCGTGGAAGAAGATGCCCGTCTCCGCGACCATCCGCGGATCACAAACAGAGTTGAAGAGTATGCATGGACTGATACTGGGCTGTGCAGAGTAGTGCTCCACAAGCGGCGAGTGATCAATGCCTCGCTGGACAAGATCTGCAATGGCCGCCGGCATCGTCGTACCGTGGAGGGCCTACTGCCAGAACTGTGCCGCCGGAGTCATAGCTGCAGGGTGGCTGTGCGttgcggtggcgccggcggccaccatGATCATAAGGAGCGCGAATAGATGCATGCTGCTTCGATATGTATATTTCTGTGTGCTCAAGAATGTACTTGAGGAAAGGAAGCTCTGATTGCTTGGTTGTTGGCTCCGAGCCTCTGTTAGCTGAATAATCCCTTGTGCCAGTTAGTTAGGCGTTTTCATTTTCCGTTTGCTTTCTGTTAGATCAGAGCGCGGCTTGGGGTCTGTCCGAGTCGCGCGCTAGGACGGCGAACTGCACGCTGGATCGTGCGCATTAAGGTGCGTGTGGGATGGCACACGCGCTGCCGATCGTGGCGCGCACAAGCCGGATCGTCGGCCGTTTACAGGGCGTGGCGATCGCTAATAAAAGGAAGAGAAAAACCAGAAAATGCTGCGGCAGTTTGAGCAGCACAAACCCTGTGTCCACTTGTgttcgtgtgtgtgtgttcatttTGTTCACCCTGTGTCCACTTTTGTTCGTGTGTGTGTTCATCTTGTTCGTCACCTCCGGTGATCATCGTCGTGCTCGTCGCACTCGGTGTCCACCTCCAGTAGCTCGTGTTCCGCGCATCGGCGACCACCGCTCCGACGGGCtggttcatatatatatatatatatatatatatatatatatatatatatatatatatatatatatatatatatatatatatatatatatatatatatatatatatatagcctactTTTCAACGGCATACTTTAACCTTTAGTATGTTAtattatcttactattactctATCCAATTCAAAATACAAAGGTTAAGGACACTCGCAATCATATACTTAGGCTAATCCAAGTGGATGGTTTCATATTGATGTTTCCAAGACAACCACATAAGCAAAAGACTATGAAACAATGTTTGAAACTATCTCTCCCAATGTAAAATTTCATGTTGCAGTTTATTGGGATCTATGTTGCATTTAATTTCAAGAAACATAGATTGTTGGTATTCGTGTAGAGAGAGTTTTATTTAGATGAAACTGGTTTCTTCTCTTTCTACTTAAACTCCATGCCATGTCGCCATATAATTCTACATGACATGCTAATTATTGTGCATGAAATGAAACCTCCACTGGGAATAGCCATAGTGAAATTTTGAGAAATAATTTCTATGGAAATTAAATGACTATGTGAAAAAGTCCATGCATAAGTGATGGGAGAAGATCGATAGAAGTGATAGGCATACCTAAGATGTCAATAAGGACAAGTAAATAGTGTCAGGAAAATGCGTATCACATTTGAGTATTTGACAATATAGAAGTGATGAGCGACGAGTACTGCGTGTCA containing:
- the LOC120668034 gene encoding BURP domain-containing protein 13-like, producing MPAAIADLVQRGIDHSPLVEHYSAQPSISPCILFNSVCDPRMVAETGIFFHEAQLRPGSAMTLSFPTEVGSAILPHDVAGRVPFGNLADVLATFSIPAGSAEAAQVRDTLYRCQEPPVAGEAKACAASLEGTVRSAMGMLGSPASQGGVWAAGGLPRQPHAVEAVTPIHGGHYVSCHRVPLPYAVYQCHIMMGYRAYVASLSGIGGGPAASMLAFCHVDTSSWNPAHPAFEILNTRPGGTPVCHFMPYGDLAFLNKPDKA